From the Paludisphaera mucosa genome, one window contains:
- a CDS encoding protein-L-isoaspartate(D-aspartate) O-methyltransferase: MKRRPRAVAPPSLIRILTALLLVYAGIAIRAQDAAKAKPAATEDPTARPRARMVQRHLAENGIKDPRVLDAFRTVPRHKFLPPGSNRQAYDDESIPIGEGQTITPPYDVAFMTEVLDPKPTDKIYEVGTGSGYQSAILSRLAKEVYSVEIHAPLGERAARVHKELGYTNIHTKVGDGYEGWPDAAPFDAIIVTCAPQLIPQPLVDQLKEGGRMVIPLGDRFTQSVHLVVKRNGKLIDKELKPTLFVPMTGKALKETAAPRAKADASAPAAAPAPKANR; this comes from the coding sequence ATGAAACGACGCCCCCGCGCGGTCGCGCCGCCGAGCCTGATCCGGATCCTGACGGCCCTCCTCTTGGTCTACGCCGGGATCGCTATTCGAGCGCAGGACGCGGCCAAGGCCAAACCGGCGGCGACCGAGGATCCGACCGCCAGGCCCAGGGCCCGCATGGTCCAGCGCCACCTCGCCGAGAACGGCATCAAGGATCCCCGCGTCCTCGACGCCTTCCGCACCGTCCCCCGCCACAAGTTCCTGCCCCCCGGCAGCAACCGCCAGGCGTACGACGACGAGTCGATCCCCATCGGCGAGGGCCAGACGATCACCCCACCCTACGACGTCGCCTTCATGACCGAGGTCCTCGACCCCAAGCCCACCGACAAGATCTACGAGGTCGGGACCGGCTCGGGCTACCAGTCGGCGATCCTCTCGCGGCTGGCCAAGGAGGTCTATTCGGTCGAGATCCACGCCCCGCTCGGCGAACGCGCCGCCAGGGTCCACAAGGAACTCGGATACACGAACATCCACACCAAGGTCGGCGACGGCTACGAAGGCTGGCCCGACGCCGCCCCGTTCGACGCGATCATCGTGACGTGCGCCCCCCAGCTCATCCCCCAGCCGCTGGTCGACCAGCTCAAGGAAGGCGGCCGCATGGTCATCCCCCTGGGCGACCGCTTCACCCAGAGCGTCCACCTGGTCGTCAAGCGGAACGGCAAGCTGATCGACAAGGAGCTGAAGCCCACCCTCTTCGTCCCGATGACCGGCAAGGCCCTCAAGGAGACTGCCGCGCCGAGGGCGAAGGCCGACGCATCCGCCCCCGCCGCCGCCCCGGCCCCCAAGGCGAATCGATGA
- a CDS encoding ABC transporter substrate-binding protein/permease (The N-terminal region of this protein, as described by TIGR01726, is a three transmembrane segment that identifies a subfamily of ABC transporter permease subunits, which specificities that include histidine, arginine, glutamine, glutamate, L-cystine (sic), the opines (in Agrobacterium) octopine and nopaline, etc.): MEEEPDASESDAVMVRPSSRRLARPPLATPRPFLAAVLAILLPPLLATPARGDALDEVRARKVLRYGSDMEGGGPYAYPDPAAPRSVTGFEVELMQLLARDLGATAEFSQGQWDKLLSVLDAGRFDVVVNGYEWTDARAEEYLATRPYYIYQLQLMGPKGGSIRSWAELERPRPDGRRWRVGVLTASAADDYAQEHAGASIEVVRFDGATDAMLAVQNGQYDFTLQDGPAASFYIDGFPGLATVGPPVARGYYVIYARKTDVALRDALDAGIGRLAASGGLRRVYEKYRIWNDLQGELTSFQGPIAAAAGPRDARGWAAVARFRGRLFDAARVTIGLSFGSMPLAMAVGLMVALGRMYGPGWLRGVLAGYVELIRGTPLMLQLYVLFFLFKLPPWVAGIAGLALNYSAYEAEIYRAGLQAVPRGQMEAALALGMSKWMALRRVVIPQAVRIVIPPVSNDFIALFKDTSVCSVITLVELTKEYSILANSTRAVLEFAAATAAIYLAMSLPLSWFSRWSERRLGAEGVKGALA; this comes from the coding sequence ATGGAGGAAGAGCCCGACGCATCGGAATCCGATGCCGTCATGGTCCGCCCGTCGTCCCGCCGCCTCGCCAGGCCGCCTCTCGCCACCCCCAGACCCTTCCTGGCGGCCGTCCTGGCGATCCTGCTCCCGCCGCTCCTCGCGACGCCCGCTCGGGGCGATGCGCTGGACGAGGTACGCGCCCGCAAAGTGCTCCGCTATGGCAGCGACATGGAGGGTGGCGGGCCCTACGCCTATCCCGATCCGGCCGCGCCGCGGTCGGTCACGGGCTTCGAAGTCGAGCTCATGCAGCTCCTCGCCCGCGACCTGGGCGCGACGGCGGAATTCTCTCAGGGGCAGTGGGACAAGCTGCTCTCGGTCCTCGACGCCGGCCGCTTCGACGTCGTCGTGAACGGTTACGAATGGACCGACGCCCGCGCCGAGGAGTACCTGGCGACCCGGCCTTATTACATCTATCAGCTTCAGCTTATGGGACCGAAGGGGGGCTCGATCCGCTCCTGGGCCGAGCTGGAGCGACCCAGGCCCGACGGCCGGCGATGGCGCGTCGGCGTCCTGACCGCGTCGGCGGCCGACGACTACGCGCAAGAGCACGCCGGCGCATCGATCGAGGTCGTCCGATTCGACGGCGCGACCGACGCCATGCTCGCGGTCCAGAACGGCCAGTACGATTTCACCCTGCAGGACGGGCCCGCGGCCTCGTTCTACATCGACGGCTTCCCCGGCCTCGCGACCGTCGGCCCTCCCGTCGCCCGCGGCTACTACGTCATCTATGCGCGGAAGACCGACGTCGCCCTCCGCGACGCCCTCGACGCGGGCATCGGCCGGCTGGCCGCGTCGGGCGGGCTCCGACGCGTCTACGAGAAGTACCGGATCTGGAACGACCTGCAAGGCGAGCTGACGAGCTTCCAGGGTCCGATCGCCGCCGCGGCGGGCCCGCGCGACGCTCGGGGCTGGGCCGCCGTGGCCCGGTTCCGAGGAAGGCTTTTCGATGCGGCCCGGGTGACGATCGGTCTGTCGTTCGGCTCGATGCCGCTGGCGATGGCCGTCGGCCTCATGGTGGCGCTCGGCCGGATGTACGGCCCCGGCTGGCTCCGCGGCGTGCTGGCGGGCTATGTGGAGCTGATCCGCGGCACGCCGCTGATGCTGCAGCTCTACGTCCTCTTCTTCCTGTTCAAGCTCCCCCCCTGGGTGGCGGGGATCGCCGGCCTGGCCCTGAATTACTCGGCTTACGAGGCCGAGATCTACCGCGCCGGGCTCCAGGCGGTGCCGCGAGGACAGATGGAGGCCGCACTGGCGCTGGGGATGTCGAAGTGGATGGCGCTGCGGCGGGTGGTGATCCCGCAGGCGGTCCGGATCGTCATTCCGCCGGTCTCCAACGACTTCATCGCGCTGTTCAAGGACACGTCGGTCTGCTCGGTCATCACGCTCGTCGAGCTGACCAAGGAGTATTCGATCCTGGCCAACAGCACGCGCGCGGTCCTCGAATTCGCCGCGGCGACGGCCGCGATCTACCTGGCGATGAGCCTGCCTCTGTCGTGGTTCTCGCGATGGTCGGAGCGACGTCTGGGCGCCGAAGGCGTGAAAGGGGCGTTGGCATGA
- a CDS encoding glycine cleavage system protein R has translation MSSYMISVTAADRVGIVYSVTGALLDLGGNVLELSQTVMRGYFTIILEADFPTPRTRDQIVEAIHERGRRFDLQVQVTEIKEPLTEPLVPAGERFILTVLGDDSPGIVHNIAGSLAAHGANIVDLHARVEGSRFSLVMEALIPHDLTPAAIRSELERYGRAHKLEAFVQHENIFAATTEPSPVRLGAALRSQGDSLASH, from the coding sequence ATGAGCAGTTACATGATTTCCGTCACCGCCGCCGACCGCGTCGGCATCGTCTACTCGGTGACGGGGGCCTTGCTCGACCTGGGCGGCAACGTCCTGGAGCTGAGCCAGACGGTCATGCGGGGTTACTTCACGATCATCCTCGAGGCCGACTTCCCCACCCCGCGGACGCGCGACCAGATCGTCGAGGCGATCCACGAGCGGGGCCGGCGGTTCGACCTCCAGGTGCAGGTCACCGAGATCAAGGAACCTCTGACGGAGCCCCTCGTCCCCGCGGGCGAGCGGTTCATCCTGACCGTCCTGGGAGACGACAGCCCGGGGATCGTCCACAACATCGCCGGGTCGCTCGCGGCCCACGGGGCGAACATCGTCGACCTCCACGCCCGCGTCGAGGGATCGCGATTCTCCCTGGTGATGGAGGCCCTCATCCCCCACGACCTGACCCCGGCCGCGATCCGCTCGGAGCTGGAGCGCTACGGCCGGGCTCACAAGCTGGAGGCGTTCGTCCAGCACGAGAACATCTTCGCCGCCACGACCGAGCCCAGCCCCGTCCGCCTCGGCGCGGCGCTTCGCAGCCAAGGAGACAGCCTTGCATCGCACTGA
- a CDS encoding glycosyltransferase, whose translation MTSSQTADLLLGLVAVAAVTTTLASTCCLFWVLRRRSLPDHTPPVTIFKPLKGLDEELEENLASFFEIDYPTYQLIFCVADAADPAAVVVRKLMEGHPERDARLVVGCPPFGLNPKVESLAAMEPYRRHDVLLISDSNVRARPSYLRETAGYLAEPSVGMVTNLFVGRGEVYPGAVLENLQINGYIAGGMALASMLGVTCVVGKSMMLRGSVLEAIGGFASVRNLLAEDQVMGMRVRKAGYSIRLSHHVIENVNRRRGFIWFLNRHSRWFKIRRRLALPAFAAEPLANLSTIGLVWAFSGESGIAWGGLLCLVGLGMARDAVQTRRLRGTFPKLRHLIYSPIKDLMILPLWFDALLNSHVQWRGHRFYVGRLTRLLPDATPRGARPPRARGESATPPPDATIPPRLPSEDSHAPE comes from the coding sequence ATGACGTCCTCCCAGACCGCCGACCTGTTGCTCGGGCTCGTTGCCGTCGCCGCCGTGACGACGACGCTGGCGTCCACTTGCTGCCTGTTCTGGGTGCTTCGGCGACGGAGCCTGCCGGACCACACGCCCCCGGTCACCATCTTCAAGCCGCTCAAGGGCCTCGACGAGGAGCTTGAAGAGAACCTGGCGAGCTTCTTCGAGATCGACTACCCGACCTACCAGTTGATCTTCTGCGTCGCGGATGCGGCCGACCCCGCCGCGGTCGTGGTCCGCAAGCTCATGGAAGGGCATCCCGAGCGTGACGCCCGGCTGGTCGTCGGCTGTCCGCCGTTCGGCCTCAATCCGAAGGTCGAGAGCCTGGCGGCGATGGAGCCGTATCGCCGTCACGACGTCCTCCTGATCAGCGATTCCAACGTCCGCGCCCGTCCCTCGTACCTCCGGGAGACCGCCGGCTACCTGGCGGAGCCGAGCGTGGGCATGGTGACGAACCTGTTCGTCGGTCGGGGCGAGGTCTATCCCGGCGCCGTCCTGGAGAACCTCCAGATCAACGGCTATATCGCCGGCGGCATGGCGCTGGCCTCGATGCTCGGCGTCACCTGCGTGGTCGGCAAGTCGATGATGCTCCGGGGCTCGGTGCTGGAGGCGATCGGCGGCTTCGCGTCGGTCCGCAACCTGCTGGCCGAGGACCAGGTGATGGGGATGCGGGTGAGGAAGGCCGGGTACTCGATCCGGCTCAGCCACCACGTCATCGAGAACGTCAATCGCCGCCGCGGCTTCATCTGGTTCCTCAACCGCCATTCCCGGTGGTTCAAGATCCGTCGCCGCCTGGCCCTGCCCGCGTTCGCGGCCGAGCCGCTGGCGAACCTGTCGACGATCGGCCTGGTCTGGGCCTTTTCGGGAGAGTCCGGGATCGCCTGGGGCGGCTTGCTCTGCCTGGTCGGCCTGGGGATGGCCCGCGACGCCGTCCAGACGCGTCGACTCCGCGGCACGTTCCCGAAGCTCCGCCACCTGATCTACAGCCCGATCAAGGATCTGATGATCCTGCCGCTCTGGTTCGACGCCCTCCTCAACAGCCACGTCCAGTGGCGCGGGCATCGCTTCTACGTGGGCCGATTGACCCGCCTGCTCCCGGACGCGACGCCCCGCGGCGCTCGCCCCCCGCGGGCTCGCGGCGAGTCCGCGACTCCGCCACCCGACGCGACGATCCCTCCTCGGCTCCCGTCCGAGGATTCGCACGCGCCGGAATGA
- a CDS encoding alpha/beta hydrolase-fold protein translates to MMRRSARLGFVLRVFGLGVVACGVSSAEETPKGEVQKHVFEASTIFPGTTRDYWIYLPKQYDASKPAALFVCQDGVQYDAPAVFDELIARREVPVLIGVFVMHGRVKATSDGALDRFNRSYEYDGLGDAYARFLIEELLPEVEKQKTADGRPIRITRSPDERAIAGSSSGAVCAFTAAWERPDSFRRVFSGIGTYVGLRGGNVYPTLIRKYEPRPLRVFMEDGADDLNIYGGDWWMANQEMERALTFAGYEVAHAWGEGGHSSKHATEIFADAMRWLWKDWTVPIKPGPGAEKLREIVVPGEGWSVAAAGVNASSMTVDPAGDVYVSDAAASRIQKISADGRVESVSDRPDKVVDALLGRLTRHDGARFVPFPGPGETSTSGRQIEARSPTGAAVVSNTALPEAGSLVLSPDQSLMYIADAASRWVYSYQVQPDLSLQFGQKYHHLHVGDDARDAGTSGLAVDRDGRLYAATALGVQVCDQAGRVNVILPTPRGAATSLSFGGPNFDVLYVGTGTGVYKRKVKTRGANAFDPPRKPEAPRL, encoded by the coding sequence ATGATGCGACGATCGGCTCGGCTGGGGTTCGTCCTGAGGGTCTTCGGGCTCGGCGTCGTCGCGTGCGGGGTTTCGTCCGCAGAGGAAACGCCGAAGGGCGAGGTCCAGAAGCACGTCTTCGAGGCGAGCACCATCTTCCCGGGGACGACGCGCGATTACTGGATTTACCTCCCCAAACAGTACGACGCCTCGAAGCCCGCCGCCCTGTTCGTCTGCCAGGACGGAGTCCAGTACGACGCGCCCGCGGTTTTCGACGAGCTGATCGCCAGGCGGGAGGTCCCGGTCCTCATCGGCGTCTTCGTGATGCACGGCCGGGTCAAGGCGACGTCCGACGGGGCCCTGGATCGATTCAACCGCAGCTATGAGTACGACGGCCTGGGCGACGCCTACGCCCGCTTCCTGATCGAGGAGCTGCTGCCCGAGGTCGAGAAGCAGAAGACGGCGGACGGTCGCCCGATCCGGATCACCCGGAGTCCCGACGAACGCGCGATCGCCGGGTCGAGCAGCGGGGCCGTCTGCGCCTTCACCGCCGCCTGGGAACGCCCCGACTCTTTCCGCCGGGTCTTCAGCGGCATCGGCACCTACGTCGGCCTGCGGGGCGGCAACGTCTATCCCACGCTCATCCGGAAGTACGAGCCCAGGCCGCTGCGGGTGTTCATGGAGGACGGGGCCGACGACCTGAACATCTACGGCGGCGACTGGTGGATGGCCAACCAGGAGATGGAGCGAGCGCTGACGTTCGCCGGTTACGAGGTCGCCCACGCCTGGGGCGAGGGCGGCCACAGCTCCAAGCACGCGACCGAGATCTTCGCCGACGCGATGCGGTGGCTCTGGAAGGACTGGACGGTCCCCATCAAGCCGGGCCCAGGGGCCGAGAAGCTCCGGGAGATCGTCGTTCCCGGCGAGGGCTGGTCCGTCGCCGCGGCGGGCGTCAACGCCTCGTCGATGACCGTCGACCCGGCCGGCGACGTCTACGTCAGCGACGCGGCGGCCTCACGCATCCAGAAGATCTCCGCGGACGGCCGCGTCGAGAGCGTCTCGGATCGGCCCGACAAGGTCGTCGACGCCCTCCTGGGACGGCTCACGCGTCACGACGGCGCCCGTTTCGTCCCGTTCCCCGGGCCCGGCGAGACCTCGACCAGCGGCCGGCAGATCGAGGCCCGTTCGCCGACCGGGGCCGCGGTCGTTTCGAACACGGCGCTGCCGGAGGCGGGCAGCCTCGTCCTGTCGCCCGATCAGTCCTTGATGTACATCGCCGACGCCGCGAGCCGCTGGGTGTACAGCTACCAGGTCCAGCCCGATTTGAGCCTCCAGTTCGGCCAGAAGTATCACCACCTCCACGTCGGCGACGACGCCCGCGACGCGGGGACCAGCGGGCTCGCCGTCGATCGCGACGGTCGGCTCTACGCGGCCACGGCGCTCGGCGTCCAGGTCTGCGACCAGGCGGGCCGGGTCAACGTCATCCTGCCGACGCCTCGTGGCGCCGCGACGTCCCTGTCGTTCGGAGGTCCGAATTTCGACGTCCTCTACGTGGGGACGGGGACCGGCGTCTACAAGCGTAAGGTCAAGACGCGAGGCGCAAACGCCTTCGACCCGCCGCGGAAGCCCGAGGCCCCCCGCCTTTGA
- a CDS encoding HU family DNA-binding protein: MAKKAAPKAAEPKAAPAPAAKTAAKHATKTEIYTAIATKTNLSKKDVAGVFEAMSELIEKEIGKKGPGLFVIPGLLKIKVVHKPATKARPGFNPATKEQITIKAKPARKVVKVLPLKALKDLI; the protein is encoded by the coding sequence ATGGCCAAAAAAGCCGCTCCCAAGGCCGCGGAACCCAAGGCGGCCCCGGCCCCGGCCGCGAAGACGGCCGCGAAGCACGCGACCAAGACCGAGATCTACACCGCCATCGCCACGAAGACGAACCTCAGCAAGAAGGACGTCGCCGGGGTGTTCGAGGCGATGTCCGAGCTGATCGAGAAGGAGATCGGCAAGAAGGGCCCCGGCCTCTTCGTGATCCCCGGCCTGCTCAAGATCAAGGTCGTGCACAAGCCGGCCACCAAGGCCCGCCCGGGCTTCAACCCGGCCACCAAGGAGCAGATCACGATCAAGGCCAAGCCCGCCCGCAAGGTGGTCAAGGTCCTGCCGCTCAAGGCCCTCAAGGACCTCATCTGA
- a CDS encoding amino acid ABC transporter ATP-binding protein, giving the protein MIAVDGLVKRFGEVAVLRGVDLMIAKGEVACLIGPSGSGKSTFLRCLNGLERFQGGRVAIGDLVLNAVQSPAQHATAVRGVCRRMGMVFQGFNLFPHQTVLQNVIEAPIHVLGLRRDEAVERARRLLDRVGMADRLDARPRELSGGQQQRVAIARALAMEPEIMLFDEPTSALDPRMTGEVLAVMTDLAREGQTMIVVTHAMAFARKVATVVHVFGDGRVVESGPPLQVFEAPAHEATRSLLAEAQAA; this is encoded by the coding sequence ATGATCGCAGTCGACGGGCTGGTCAAGCGGTTCGGCGAAGTCGCCGTCCTGCGCGGGGTCGACCTGATGATCGCGAAGGGCGAGGTCGCGTGCCTCATCGGGCCTTCCGGCAGCGGCAAGAGCACCTTCCTGCGCTGCCTCAACGGGCTTGAGCGTTTTCAGGGCGGTCGGGTCGCGATCGGCGACCTGGTGCTCAATGCGGTCCAGTCGCCGGCCCAGCACGCGACGGCGGTCCGAGGGGTTTGCCGCCGCATGGGGATGGTCTTCCAGGGCTTCAACCTGTTCCCCCACCAGACGGTCCTTCAAAATGTGATCGAGGCGCCGATCCACGTCTTGGGCCTGCGACGGGACGAGGCGGTCGAGCGGGCGCGACGGCTGCTGGACCGCGTCGGGATGGCGGATCGACTGGACGCCCGGCCTCGCGAGCTGTCCGGGGGCCAGCAGCAGCGGGTGGCCATCGCCCGGGCGCTGGCGATGGAGCCCGAGATCATGCTCTTCGACGAGCCCACGAGCGCGCTCGACCCGAGGATGACCGGCGAGGTGCTCGCCGTGATGACCGACCTGGCCCGCGAAGGTCAGACGATGATCGTCGTGACGCACGCGATGGCCTTCGCCCGCAAGGTCGCGACCGTCGTCCACGTCTTCGGCGACGGCCGGGTGGTCGAGTCCGGTCCGCCGCTTCAGGTGTTCGAAGCCCCGGCGCATGAAGCGACCCGGAGCCTCCTCGCGGAGGCCCAGGCCGCCTGA
- a CDS encoding PFL family protein encodes MHRTEDVLATLSMIRQHKLDVRTVTMGIDLAPCASPDVTVLCDRIRTRLIHYAGRLRAVCRDVESRYGIPIVNRRIAVSPIGRVAAGQKSEGLIAVARTLDEVAAEVEVDLVGGFTALVQKGWTDSERRLIAALPEVLSTTKRVCSSVNVGTTAAGINMDAVAALGHVLLDTAERTRDHDGFGCAKLVIFGNAPNDNPFMAGAFHGAGETDCVINIGVSGPGVVKAAVEDLVAHSPTKPTLGDIAEEIKSTAFRVTRVGELIGREVAARLGVAFGIVDLSLAPTPQVGDSVGEILQAMGVSRLGGPGSTAALALLNDAVKKGGSFASSSVGGLSGAFVAVSEDSALARAVEVGDLTLAKLEAMTAVCSVGLDMIAVPGDTDAETLSALIADEVAIGVINHKTTAVRVIPVPGKKAGERAVFGGLFGEMDILAIHAPGGSTEFVRHGGRIPAPLSSLRN; translated from the coding sequence TTGCATCGCACTGAAGACGTCCTGGCCACGCTCAGCATGATCCGCCAGCACAAGCTGGACGTCCGGACGGTCACGATGGGCATCGACCTGGCCCCCTGCGCCTCGCCCGACGTGACGGTCCTCTGCGACCGCATCCGGACGCGACTGATCCACTACGCCGGCCGCCTGCGGGCCGTCTGCCGCGACGTGGAGAGCCGCTACGGCATCCCGATCGTCAACCGCCGGATCGCCGTCAGCCCCATCGGCCGCGTCGCCGCCGGCCAGAAGTCCGAGGGGCTGATCGCCGTCGCACGGACGCTCGACGAGGTCGCCGCCGAGGTCGAGGTCGACCTGGTGGGGGGCTTCACCGCCCTGGTCCAGAAGGGCTGGACCGACAGCGAGCGGCGGCTCATCGCCGCGCTCCCGGAGGTGCTCTCGACGACCAAGCGGGTCTGCTCCTCGGTCAACGTCGGGACGACCGCGGCCGGGATCAACATGGACGCCGTGGCGGCCCTGGGCCACGTCCTGCTCGACACCGCCGAGCGGACCCGCGACCACGACGGCTTCGGCTGCGCCAAGCTCGTGATCTTCGGCAACGCCCCCAACGACAACCCGTTCATGGCCGGAGCCTTCCACGGCGCGGGCGAGACCGACTGCGTCATCAACATCGGCGTGAGCGGGCCGGGGGTCGTCAAGGCGGCCGTCGAGGACCTCGTCGCGCATTCTCCCACCAAGCCGACCCTGGGCGACATCGCGGAGGAGATCAAGAGCACCGCCTTCCGCGTCACCCGCGTCGGCGAGCTGATCGGTCGCGAGGTGGCCGCCCGGCTGGGCGTCGCCTTCGGCATCGTCGACCTCTCGCTCGCGCCGACTCCCCAGGTCGGCGACAGCGTCGGCGAGATCCTCCAGGCGATGGGGGTCTCGCGTCTCGGCGGGCCGGGCTCGACCGCCGCGCTCGCGCTGCTCAACGACGCGGTCAAGAAGGGCGGGAGCTTCGCCAGCTCCAGCGTCGGCGGGCTCTCGGGCGCGTTCGTCGCCGTCAGCGAGGATTCGGCCCTCGCCCGCGCTGTCGAGGTCGGCGACCTGACGCTCGCCAAGCTCGAGGCCATGACGGCCGTCTGCTCGGTGGGCCTCGACATGATCGCCGTCCCCGGCGACACCGACGCCGAGACGCTCTCGGCCCTGATCGCCGACGAGGTGGCCATCGGCGTCATCAACCACAAGACGACGGCCGTCCGGGTCATCCCCGTCCCGGGTAAAAAGGCCGGCGAACGCGCCGTGTTCGGCGGACTCTTCGGCGAGATGGACATCCTGGCCATCCACGCCCCGGGGGGCTCGACCGAGTTCGTGCGCCACGGCGGACGCATCCCCGCCCCGCTGTCCAGCCTCCGGAACTGA
- a CDS encoding DUF423 domain-containing protein, with translation MNEGFWLRIGAVWGFLAVAMGAFGAHGLKDRLDTLGQSANFHTAAQYHMYLALALVAVGLIQLLGRSSASLQVAGWTFLLGSAVFSGTLYVLSLTGLRWLGAITPIGGVLILVGWAALAVAAGSGGSRSARTPGEPVAAASLEEF, from the coding sequence ATGAACGAGGGATTCTGGCTGAGGATCGGCGCCGTCTGGGGCTTCCTGGCCGTGGCGATGGGGGCCTTCGGGGCGCACGGGCTCAAGGACCGGCTCGATACGCTGGGGCAGTCCGCCAACTTCCACACGGCGGCCCAGTACCACATGTACCTCGCCCTGGCGCTCGTCGCGGTGGGCCTGATCCAGCTTCTGGGCCGCTCGTCGGCGTCGCTCCAGGTCGCGGGCTGGACGTTCCTGCTCGGCTCCGCGGTCTTCTCGGGTACACTTTACGTCCTGAGCCTGACGGGGCTGAGGTGGTTGGGGGCGATCACGCCCATCGGCGGCGTCCTGATCCTGGTCGGCTGGGCGGCCCTGGCCGTCGCGGCCGGATCGGGAGGTTCCCGGTCCGCCAGGACCCCCGGCGAGCCCGTCGCGGCCGCCTCCCTCGAAGAATTTTGA